From Nitrosopumilus sp. b3, the proteins below share one genomic window:
- the radA gene encoding DNA repair and recombination protein RadA, which produces MEDLRLDSLEGVGPVTTRKLSDAGVHNVMDLIVRGPVEIAEITGMEKDTAEKIVNKARQHLVDGGLIAKHFVSASEIYKHRQSIGKITTGTNCLDTLFDGGLETQALTEVYGEFGCGKTQFAHTMSVMVQKTKEEGGLEGSVLYIDTENTFRPERIVSIAKAHDMDPEKVLDNIIVARAYNSAHQVLILEEAGPIIEENNVKLIVADSAVGLFRAEYLGRGTLSVRQQKLNHFVHLLSRIAETYNCAAIATNQVMASPDVFFGDPTRPIGGNVVAHTSTYRIYFKKSGKKRIARMVDSPHHPEEEVIFALGEAGVIDPEEAEKKTKKTTKKTKAAKEPKVEATVETPEVEATVETPEVEATVETPEVEDVVKSTVDPELDDSEPIEE; this is translated from the coding sequence ATGGAAGATTTAAGATTAGATAGTTTAGAGGGCGTAGGTCCTGTAACCACAAGAAAATTATCCGATGCAGGTGTCCACAACGTCATGGACCTCATCGTCAGGGGTCCTGTAGAAATTGCAGAAATAACTGGAATGGAAAAGGACACTGCTGAAAAAATTGTCAATAAAGCCAGACAACACTTAGTTGATGGGGGATTAATTGCCAAACATTTTGTTAGTGCAAGTGAAATTTACAAACACCGACAAAGCATTGGTAAAATTACAACTGGTACAAACTGCCTTGATACATTATTTGATGGTGGTCTTGAGACTCAGGCCTTAACAGAAGTTTATGGTGAATTTGGTTGTGGTAAAACACAATTTGCTCATACAATGTCTGTAATGGTTCAAAAAACCAAAGAAGAAGGCGGTCTTGAAGGCAGTGTTTTGTATATTGATACTGAAAATACTTTTCGACCTGAAAGAATCGTATCCATTGCCAAAGCTCATGACATGGATCCTGAAAAAGTTCTAGATAACATCATAGTTGCTCGTGCATATAACAGCGCACATCAAGTATTGATTCTAGAAGAAGCCGGTCCTATAATTGAAGAAAACAATGTTAAACTAATTGTTGCCGACTCTGCAGTTGGATTGTTCCGTGCTGAATATCTCGGAAGAGGAACATTGTCAGTCAGACAACAAAAACTCAATCACTTTGTTCATTTGTTATCAAGGATTGCAGAAACATACAACTGTGCTGCAATTGCCACCAACCAAGTTATGGCATCACCTGATGTCTTCTTTGGAGATCCAACACGACCTATTGGTGGAAACGTAGTTGCACATACAAGTACCTATAGAATCTACTTTAAGAAATCAGGTAAGAAGCGAATTGCTAGAATGGTAGATAGTCCTCACCACCCTGAAGAGGAAGTAATCTTTGCTCTAGGCGAAGCAGGAGTAATTGATCCTGAAGAAGCTGAGAAAAAGACGAAAAAGACTACCAAAAAAACAAAAGCAGCAAAAGAGCCTAAGGTAGAGGCTACAGTAGAAACACCTGAAGTCGAGGCTACAGTAGAAACACCTGAAGTCGAGGCTACAGTAGAAACACCTGAAGTCGAGGATGTTGTAAAATCTACAGTAGACCCTGAATTAGATGATTCAGAACCAATTGAAGAGTAA
- a CDS encoding DDE-type integrase/transposase/recombinase, with translation MNPRKQRAKQMMESSGYASQFESNRFKVRSQTNPNTFYIVSKTDNGLVCECKDHSVRKADCKHIKIVLELIMKNKCYRNNVFRIMERSQLNLCKYCDSGRITKKGTRKNKNCTVQIFKCLDCKKKFSANHGFEKTRFDVNTITGALQMYYSGMSTRDISNHYEMMGIEVSDVAIYKWICKYSTMVSKYLNEIIPRTGNWVRADEVWIKVAGKQKYLFASMDDDTRYWLASDMADTKFQHNADNLLKLTKEAIGKNPTQFITDGLPAYRKSSKRIFGKKTQHTRHIHIQGDMNNNKMERLNGEIRDREKVFRGLKKKDTPIIDGMKAYYNFTKKHGALKGKTPSEEALIKVDGKNRWKTIIQNASLHKANSN, from the coding sequence ATGAATCCAAGAAAACAACGAGCAAAACAAATGATGGAATCATCAGGCTATGCTTCACAGTTTGAATCAAACAGATTCAAGGTTCGTTCACAAACTAATCCTAATACATTCTACATCGTATCAAAGACTGATAACGGTCTAGTTTGTGAGTGCAAAGACCATTCAGTTAGAAAGGCAGACTGTAAGCATATCAAAATTGTATTGGAATTAATCATGAAAAATAAGTGTTACAGAAACAATGTATTTAGAATCATGGAACGTTCTCAACTTAATCTTTGCAAATATTGTGATTCAGGCAGAATAACCAAAAAAGGAACTAGAAAGAACAAGAACTGTACAGTTCAGATTTTCAAGTGCCTTGACTGTAAAAAGAAATTCTCAGCAAATCATGGATTTGAGAAAACAAGATTTGATGTAAATACGATTACAGGTGCTTTGCAGATGTACTATTCTGGAATGTCAACACGTGATATTTCAAATCACTATGAGATGATGGGAATTGAAGTATCTGATGTTGCTATATACAAATGGATTTGTAAATACTCTACAATGGTTTCAAAGTATCTAAACGAGATTATTCCAAGAACTGGAAATTGGGTTAGGGCAGATGAAGTATGGATAAAGGTTGCAGGCAAACAAAAATATCTATTTGCAAGCATGGATGATGATACAAGGTATTGGCTTGCTTCTGATATGGCAGACACAAAGTTTCAACATAATGCAGATAATTTGTTAAAACTCACAAAAGAGGCGATAGGCAAAAATCCAACTCAATTCATAACAGATGGATTGCCAGCATATAGAAAATCCTCAAAGAGGATATTTGGCAAAAAGACACAACATACTAGACATATTCACATTCAAGGTGATATGAATAATAATAAAATGGAACGTCTCAATGGGGAGATTAGAGACAGAGAAAAAGTGTTTAGAGGTCTAAAGAAAAAAGATACTCCTATAATTGATGGAATGAAAGCATATTACAATTTCACAAAGAAACATGGTGCTTTGAAGGGAAAGACCCCATCAGAGGAAGCCTTGATAAAAGTAGATGGAAAGAACAGGTGGAAAACCATAATCCAAAACGCCAGTTTACACAAGGCAAATTCTAACTAG